The following are encoded together in the Cicer arietinum cultivar CDC Frontier isolate Library 1 chromosome 2, Cicar.CDCFrontier_v2.0, whole genome shotgun sequence genome:
- the LOC101506802 gene encoding microtubule-destabilizing protein 60 produces MTPEKPSNIENMNPNTNTLQKSLNKNKNNNNVNVNVVAVVPHNRIRQRKFIVAKKKKNQSPKKKTVSCTCKEKSDDVDDDGTKCVCEAYQNLRASQEGFFIKDKTFDDDEEKEEEKAEKVFEEVIEANLLIHDIGNEERKLDDDEEGKGKEEEVEEGNCSSIVKRRRERVLEEARNNVPENGKVMHLVKAFERLLSISSSNSFEEKEKNEEEQYCEEEKKNKVMKWALPGLQFQLPVKESETEVEVLSGCCDDDGLFNCTLTSEQLGLDKRGSGSSWESGVGSVCSRNSSGGRISRRNSLESSSTFGGRRWNKQKLKGTSQKPFKLRTEQRGKMKEEQFMKKVKEILTEEEKLRVPVAQGLPWTTDEPECLPKPPVKETTKPIDFKLHSDLRAIDRAEFDHQVAEKWSLIEQQKMEMERQHKLAEEEEIRRLRKELIPKAQPMPYFDKPFIPRRSMKHPTIPREPKFHIPHHKKIKCLSWNEMRSYSSYFN; encoded by the exons ATGACTCCTGAGAAACCCTCAAACAttgaaaatatgaatccaaacacaaacacacttcaaaaatcattaaacaaaaacaaaaacaacaacaatgttAATGTTAATGTTGTTGCTGTTGTTCCTCATAACAGAATTCGTCAGAGAAAGTTTATAGTtgcaaagaagaagaagaatcaaAGTCCTAAGAAGAAAACGGTTTCGTGTACTTGTAAAGAAAAAAgtgatgatgttgatgatgatggaACTAAGTGTGTTTGTGAAGCTTATCAGAATTTAAGGGCTTCCCAAGAAGGGTTTTTCATCAAAGACAAAActtttgatgatgatgaagagaaagaagaagaaaaagctGAGAAAGTTTTTGAAGAGGTTATTGAAGCAAATTTGTTGATTCATGATATTGGAAATGAAGAAAGAAAATtggatgatgatgaagaaggaaaaggaaaagaagaagaagttgaAGAGGGTAATTGTAGTTCTATAGTGAAAAGAAGGAGGGAGAGAGTGTTGGAAGAAGCAAGGAATAATGTTCCTGAAAATGGGAAAGTTATGCATTTGGTTAAGGCTTTTGAGAGGCTTCTTAGTATATCATCATCAAATAGTTTTGAGGAGAAAGAGAAGAATGAGGAGGAACAATATTGTGAAGAGGAGAAGAAGAATAAGGTGATGAAATGGGCATTACCAGGATTGCAATTTCAACTACCTGTTAAGGAATCTGAAACTGAAGTTGAAGTTCTTTCTGGTTGTTGTGATGATGATGGTCTGTTTAATTGTACTTTGACATCTGAACAACTTGGGTTGGATAAAAGGGGTTCAGGTTCTTCTTGGGAAAGTGGAGTTGGAAg TGTGTGTAGCAGGAACTCTTCTGGAGGTAGAATAAGCAGGAGAAAT AGCTTGGAATCATCTAGTACTTTTGGAGGAAGGAGGTGGAATAAGCAGAAGCTAAAAGGCACTAGCCAGAAACCATTTAAGCTAAGAACTGAG CAAAGGGGCAAAATGAAAGAGGAACAATTTATGAAGAAAGTTAAAGAGATTTTGACCGAAGAAGAGAAACTGCGAGTACCTGTTGCACAAGGTCTTCCATGGACTACCGATGAACCCGAG TGCTTGCCAAAACCTCCTGTGAAAGAAACCACAAAGCCTATTGACTTTAAGCTTCATAGTGATTTGAGAGCAATCGATCGCGCCGAATTCGATCATCAG GTAGCTGAAAAATGGAGCTTGATAGAACAACAGAAAATGGAAATGGAAAGGCAACATAAG TTGGCTGAAGAGGAAGAGATTAGGAGATTGAGGAAGGAACTTATTCCTAAAGCACAACCAATGCCTTATTTTGATAAGCCTTTTATACCAAGGAG GTCAATGAAGCATCCAACTATACCAAGAGAACCTAAGTTTCACATACCTCACCACAAGAAGATCAAGTGCTTGTCATGGAATGAGATGAGATCCTACTCTTCATACTTCAACTGA
- the LOC101507139 gene encoding biotin carboxyl carrier protein of acetyl-CoA carboxylase 2, chloroplastic isoform X1 yields the protein MASLSVPCPKCPSPSILGLKSNKILFGSGLSLKHSQSFGSLSAESASFGIKCLNRKQFPLKTQAQRNEVSSLPVSFFSLLRGGLVTAYEALTQTQTPAAAVENSKSVPVPVNGPTVAAIKEKENQNGNVSGDSVEDASSVSAFMTQVADLVKLVDSRDIVELQLKQSDCELLIRKTEALQPPPAAAMPQQPLYYQTLPSPPPPAPAAASAPAGSPPPSKATPALPPPKRSASSHPQLKCPMAGTFYRCPGPGEPPFVKVGDKVQKGQVVCIIEAMKLMNEIEADQSGTITEILVEDGKPVSIDLPLFVIAP from the exons atggcTTCTTTATCGGTTCCATGCCCTAAATGTCCTTCTCCTTCCATATTGGGGTTGAAATCTAATAAGATCTTGTTTGGAAGTGGGTTGAGCTTGAAGCATTCTCAATCATTTGGATCTTTGTCTGCTGAGTCAGCATCCTTTGGGATTAAG TGTCTTAACAGGAAGCAATTTCCTCTCAAGACTCAAGCACAACGTAACGAGGTCAGTTCGCTTCCAGtctctttcttttctcttttgagAGGGGGACTAGTTACAGCCTATGAAGCATTGACACAGACACAAACGCCG GCTGCTGCCGTCGAAAATTCAAAGTCTGTACCTGTACCGGTCAATGGACCTACTGTTGCTGcaataaaagagaaagaaaaccAAAATGGAAATGTCTCTGGTGACTCtgttgaagatgcatcttcagTTTCTGCATTCATGACTCAAGTTGCTGACCTTGTAAA ACTTGTGGATTCTAGAGATATTGTGGAACTGCAACTGAAGCAATCAGACTGTGAGCTCTTGATAAGAAAAACAGAAGCTTTGCAGCCTCCACCGGCCGCAGCCATGCCTCAACAACCGTTGTACTATCAAACACTTCCTTCGCCACCACCCCCAGCACCGGCAGCTGCTTCTGCTCCTGCAGGCTCTCCTCCGCCTTCGAAAGCAACACCTGCGTTACCTCCCCCCAAAAGAAGTGCATCCTCTCATCCACAGCTGAAATGTCCAATGGCAGGAACCTTTTACAGGTGTCCGGGACCTGGTGAACCTCCGTTTGTCAAG GTGGGAGATAAAGTGCAAAAAGGCCAGGTTGTTTGCATTATTGAGGCTATGAAACTGATGAATGAAATTGAg GCTGATCAATCAGGAACAATAACTGAGATACTAGTTGAAGATGGAAAACCGGTCAGCATAGACCTG CCTCTTTTCGTAATAGCTCCATGA
- the LOC101507139 gene encoding biotin carboxyl carrier protein of acetyl-CoA carboxylase 2, chloroplastic isoform X2, which yields MASLSVPCPKCPSPSILGLKSNKILFGSGLSLKHSQSFGSLSAESASFGIKCLNRKQFPLKTQAQRNEAAAVENSKSVPVPVNGPTVAAIKEKENQNGNVSGDSVEDASSVSAFMTQVADLVKLVDSRDIVELQLKQSDCELLIRKTEALQPPPAAAMPQQPLYYQTLPSPPPPAPAAASAPAGSPPPSKATPALPPPKRSASSHPQLKCPMAGTFYRCPGPGEPPFVKVGDKVQKGQVVCIIEAMKLMNEIEADQSGTITEILVEDGKPVSIDLPLFVIAP from the exons atggcTTCTTTATCGGTTCCATGCCCTAAATGTCCTTCTCCTTCCATATTGGGGTTGAAATCTAATAAGATCTTGTTTGGAAGTGGGTTGAGCTTGAAGCATTCTCAATCATTTGGATCTTTGTCTGCTGAGTCAGCATCCTTTGGGATTAAG TGTCTTAACAGGAAGCAATTTCCTCTCAAGACTCAAGCACAACGTAACGAG GCTGCTGCCGTCGAAAATTCAAAGTCTGTACCTGTACCGGTCAATGGACCTACTGTTGCTGcaataaaagagaaagaaaaccAAAATGGAAATGTCTCTGGTGACTCtgttgaagatgcatcttcagTTTCTGCATTCATGACTCAAGTTGCTGACCTTGTAAA ACTTGTGGATTCTAGAGATATTGTGGAACTGCAACTGAAGCAATCAGACTGTGAGCTCTTGATAAGAAAAACAGAAGCTTTGCAGCCTCCACCGGCCGCAGCCATGCCTCAACAACCGTTGTACTATCAAACACTTCCTTCGCCACCACCCCCAGCACCGGCAGCTGCTTCTGCTCCTGCAGGCTCTCCTCCGCCTTCGAAAGCAACACCTGCGTTACCTCCCCCCAAAAGAAGTGCATCCTCTCATCCACAGCTGAAATGTCCAATGGCAGGAACCTTTTACAGGTGTCCGGGACCTGGTGAACCTCCGTTTGTCAAG GTGGGAGATAAAGTGCAAAAAGGCCAGGTTGTTTGCATTATTGAGGCTATGAAACTGATGAATGAAATTGAg GCTGATCAATCAGGAACAATAACTGAGATACTAGTTGAAGATGGAAAACCGGTCAGCATAGACCTG CCTCTTTTCGTAATAGCTCCATGA